In Acidimicrobiales bacterium, the following are encoded in one genomic region:
- a CDS encoding molybdopterin molybdotransferase MoeA — MIPLDEARSYVLDGCRPGTAVTVELPSALGGVTVQPIVAGEAVPPFANTAMDGFAVRAADTVGADVDAPIELRVVGTVRAGTSGADVAVGAGEAARIMTGAPMPPGADAVVMVERTEADDERGTVAVSLEVEPGRHIRPVGDDVGVGDEVVAAGTVLTAGHLGVLATVGVTDVAVVHRPVVGVLSTGDELVGDGRPLGPGQIRDSNRLALRALIGLAGFDVVDLGLVPDDEAAIDVALRHGVERCDALVTSGGVSMGDFDYVKVVLDRIGDMRWMQVAIRPAKPLAFGTVRRADGTTVPVFGLPGNPVSSMVSFELFCRPALRQMAGRVGADRFRPSVVALAGEDLGRRPDGKVHFARVTCRRDAVDGRMHVRSAGAQGSHQLTAMAGADGLAELPDGPGVAAGEPVTVHLLDAALGF, encoded by the coding sequence GTGATCCCCCTCGACGAGGCCCGGTCGTACGTCCTCGACGGGTGCCGGCCGGGCACGGCGGTCACCGTGGAGCTCCCTTCTGCTCTCGGCGGGGTCACCGTCCAGCCGATCGTGGCCGGCGAGGCCGTGCCGCCGTTCGCGAACACCGCCATGGACGGGTTCGCGGTCCGCGCCGCCGACACCGTCGGGGCCGACGTCGATGCGCCGATCGAGCTGCGGGTGGTCGGCACCGTCCGAGCGGGCACGTCCGGCGCCGACGTGGCCGTGGGGGCCGGCGAGGCGGCCCGCATCATGACCGGGGCCCCGATGCCCCCGGGCGCCGACGCCGTGGTCATGGTCGAGCGCACCGAGGCGGACGACGAGCGGGGCACGGTGGCCGTCTCGCTCGAGGTGGAGCCGGGCCGGCACATCCGACCGGTCGGCGACGACGTCGGCGTCGGCGACGAGGTCGTGGCGGCAGGCACGGTGCTCACCGCCGGCCACCTGGGGGTCCTCGCCACGGTGGGCGTCACCGACGTCGCCGTCGTGCACCGACCGGTGGTCGGGGTGCTCTCGACCGGTGACGAGCTCGTCGGCGACGGACGCCCCCTCGGCCCCGGCCAGATCCGCGACTCCAACCGGCTCGCGCTCCGCGCCCTGATCGGGCTGGCCGGGTTCGACGTCGTCGACCTGGGGCTCGTCCCCGACGACGAGGCGGCGATCGACGTCGCCCTGCGCCACGGCGTCGAGCGGTGCGACGCGCTCGTCACCAGCGGTGGGGTGAGCATGGGCGACTTCGACTACGTGAAGGTGGTGCTCGACCGCATCGGGGACATGCGCTGGATGCAGGTCGCCATCCGCCCCGCCAAGCCGTTGGCCTTCGGCACCGTGCGGCGTGCCGACGGGACCACGGTCCCGGTCTTCGGCCTCCCGGGGAACCCGGTCTCCTCGATGGTGAGCTTCGAGCTGTTCTGCCGCCCCGCCCTGCGCCAGATGGCAGGGCGGGTCGGGGCCGACCGGTTCCGGCCGAGCGTGGTGGCGCTCGCCGGCGAGGACCTGGGCCGCCGCCCCGACGGCAAGGTGCACTTCGCCCGGGTCACCTGTCGTCGCGACGCCGTCGACGGGCGCATGCACGTCCGGTCCGCCGGCGCCCAGGGCTCCCACCAGCTCACCGCCATGGCCGGTGCCGACGGGCTGGCCGAGCTGCCCGACGGTCCGGGAGTCGCCGCGGGGGAGCCGGTGACCGTGCACCTGCTCGACGCCGCGCTGGGCTTCTGA
- the galU gene encoding UTP--glucose-1-phosphate uridylyltransferase GalU encodes MPTSRVTKAVIPAAGLGTRFLPATKAQPKEMLPIVDKPAIQYVVEEAVRAGIDDILIITGRGKRTLEDHFDRNFELEYYLEQRGKTADLEEIQALAEMADIHYVRQGEPLGLGHAVSVARKHVGENPFVVMLGDDIMVGESAVLSDMIDTYEKYGRSVVALSEFPTDEISSYGCVDPEILSDDLVRLRGIVEKPAPQDAPSNLAVMGRYVFTPEIFDALAHVRPGVGGEIQLTDAIALLLDSQTVYGWVFRDGRYDIGKKLDYLRATVELALDRDDLGPEFRRFLVDLVDKRDLR; translated from the coding sequence GTGCCCACCTCCCGAGTCACCAAGGCCGTCATCCCCGCCGCCGGTCTCGGCACCCGGTTCCTCCCGGCGACCAAGGCCCAGCCCAAGGAGATGCTGCCGATCGTCGACAAGCCGGCGATCCAGTACGTGGTGGAGGAGGCCGTCCGGGCCGGCATCGACGACATCCTGATCATCACCGGGCGGGGGAAGCGCACGCTCGAGGACCACTTCGACCGGAACTTCGAGCTCGAGTACTACCTCGAGCAGCGGGGCAAGACGGCCGACCTCGAGGAGATCCAGGCCCTCGCGGAGATGGCCGACATCCACTACGTCCGCCAGGGCGAGCCGCTCGGGCTCGGCCACGCCGTGTCGGTGGCCCGCAAGCACGTCGGCGAGAACCCTTTCGTCGTCATGCTCGGCGACGACATCATGGTCGGCGAGTCGGCCGTGCTCTCCGACATGATCGACACCTACGAGAAGTACGGCCGGTCGGTCGTGGCGCTCTCGGAGTTCCCCACCGACGAGATCTCGTCGTACGGCTGCGTCGATCCCGAGATCCTGAGCGACGACCTCGTCCGGCTCCGGGGGATCGTCGAGAAGCCGGCCCCCCAGGACGCCCCGTCCAACCTCGCCGTCATGGGTCGCTACGTCTTCACCCCCGAGATCTTCGACGCGCTCGCACACGTCCGACCCGGCGTGGGCGGCGAGATCCAGCTCACCGACGCCATCGCCCTCCTCCTCGACAGCCAGACCGTCTACGGCTGGGTCTTCCGCGACGGTCGCTACGACATCGGCAAGAAGCTCGACTACCTGAGGGCCACCGTCGAGCTGGCCCTCGATCGGGACGACCTGGGGCCCGAGTTCCGGCGGTTCCTGGTCGACCTGGTCGACAAGCGCGACCTGCGGTGA
- the moaA gene encoding GTP 3',8-cyclase MoaA translates to MAPHADALTDTFGRVHRDLRISVTDRCNFRCTYCMPAEGMPWLPRQDLLTYEELARVARVCVERFGFDGIRLTGGEPTVRAHLPVLVEKLAALDVDLALTTNGSTLRLVAHDLAAAGLRRINVSCDSLRPERFADITKRDELARVLDGVQAALEAGLAPVKLNVVVMRGVNDDEIVDFAAYGRETGVTVRFIEFMPLDAQGEWTNDQVVGQSEIVAAVDAVFPLEPVGPEARGSAPADRWRYLDGAGEIGVIASVTQAFCDSCDRVRLTAEGMLRHCLFATRELDLRTLLRSGASDDDLADAIRVEVGAKWAGHQINQVHFIRPSRSMSQIGG, encoded by the coding sequence ATGGCCCCGCACGCGGACGCGCTGACCGACACCTTCGGGCGCGTCCACCGCGACCTGCGCATCTCGGTGACCGACAGGTGCAACTTCCGCTGCACCTACTGCATGCCCGCCGAGGGCATGCCGTGGCTCCCGCGCCAGGACCTCCTCACCTACGAGGAGCTGGCGCGAGTGGCGCGGGTCTGCGTGGAGCGGTTCGGGTTCGACGGCATCCGCCTGACCGGCGGGGAGCCGACGGTGCGGGCCCACCTGCCGGTGCTCGTCGAGAAGCTGGCGGCGCTCGACGTCGACCTGGCGCTCACCACCAACGGCTCGACGTTGCGCCTGGTGGCCCACGACCTCGCGGCTGCCGGTCTGCGGCGCATCAACGTCTCCTGCGACTCGTTGCGCCCCGAGCGCTTCGCCGACATCACCAAGCGCGACGAGCTGGCGCGGGTGCTCGACGGGGTGCAGGCGGCCCTGGAGGCCGGTTTGGCGCCGGTCAAGCTCAACGTGGTGGTCATGCGGGGCGTGAACGACGACGAGATCGTGGACTTCGCGGCCTACGGGCGGGAGACGGGTGTGACGGTCCGCTTCATCGAGTTCATGCCGCTCGACGCCCAGGGGGAGTGGACCAACGACCAGGTCGTCGGACAGTCCGAGATCGTCGCCGCCGTCGACGCGGTCTTCCCCCTCGAGCCGGTCGGCCCCGAGGCGCGTGGATCGGCGCCGGCCGACCGGTGGCGCTACCTCGACGGCGCCGGCGAGATCGGCGTGATCGCGAGCGTCACCCAGGCCTTCTGCGACTCGTGCGATCGGGTCCGCCTCACCGCCGAGGGGATGTTGCGTCACTGCCTCTTCGCGACCCGAGAGCTGGATCTGCGCACCCTGCTGCGGTCGGGGGCCTCCGACGACGACCTCGCGGATGCCATCCGTGTCGAGGTCGGGGCCAAGTGGGCCGGGCACCAGATCAACCAGGTGCACTTCATCCGCCCGTCGAGGTCGATGAGCCAGATCGGCGGCTGA